The Armatimonadota bacterium genome window below encodes:
- the kdsA gene encoding 3-deoxy-8-phosphooctulonate synthase gives MNIHNFPIGPVTAGADRLFLIAGPCMAETRDLCLAVAEKTQAVCDRLDIGYIFKASFDKANRTSGAGPRGPGLDEGLAIFRDVRDAFGLPVLTDIHESCQAAPVAEVCDVLQIPAFLCRQTDLLLAAAATGKVVNVKKGQFLSPWDMKNAVAKLEGAGAAGIMLTERGATFGYNNLVVDYRGLPVMRSFGWPVVFDATHSAQLPGGSGTSSGGMREHIPALTRAAMAVGVDGLFMEVHPDPDKAWSDAATQWPLDQLEPLLVSALRIREAARG, from the coding sequence ATGAACATTCACAACTTCCCCATTGGACCCGTCACTGCCGGCGCCGATCGCCTGTTCCTTATCGCCGGCCCGTGCATGGCCGAAACACGAGACCTGTGCCTTGCCGTTGCCGAGAAGACCCAGGCCGTCTGCGATCGGCTGGACATCGGCTACATCTTCAAGGCCTCGTTTGACAAGGCCAACCGCACGTCCGGTGCAGGCCCGCGCGGGCCCGGCCTCGACGAAGGTCTGGCCATCTTTCGAGACGTGAGAGACGCATTTGGCCTGCCCGTTCTGACCGACATCCACGAGAGCTGCCAGGCGGCTCCGGTCGCTGAAGTCTGCGACGTCCTCCAGATCCCGGCGTTCCTGTGCCGTCAGACCGACCTCCTGCTCGCGGCGGCTGCCACGGGTAAGGTGGTCAATGTCAAGAAGGGCCAGTTCCTGAGCCCGTGGGACATGAAGAACGCGGTCGCCAAACTCGAAGGGGCCGGCGCGGCGGGCATCATGCTCACGGAGCGCGGAGCAACGTTTGGCTACAACAACCTCGTGGTGGATTACCGGGGGCTGCCGGTGATGCGCTCGTTCGGCTGGCCGGTCGTGTTCGACGCCACCCACAGCGCCCAACTGCCGGGCGGTTCCGGCACCTCCAGCGGAGGCATGCGCGAGCACATCCCGGCGCTCACCCGCGCGGCAATGGCCGTTGGGGTCGATGGGCTGTTTATGGAGGTCCACCCGGATCCGGACAAAGCCTGGTCGGACGCCGCGACACAATGGCCGCTGGACCAACTCGAGCCGCTGCTGGTGAGCGCGCTGCGTATCCGGGAGGCCGCACGTGGCTGA
- a CDS encoding Glu/Leu/Phe/Val dehydrogenase, translating into MIATAPPTTQQKDDRVMFDDAQARLAKAAEVIHLEPWLRRVLGAMQMEFITEFPVRMDDNDIRIFRGYRVHHNGGRGPFKGGIRYHPSVSLYEVRALAMLMTWKCAIIDVPFGGGKGGVECDPHILSVRELEGVTRRFTSELTPVFGPNTDILAPDMGTGPREMAWIADTYSMNKGVTTLSCVTGKYPDLGGSLGRREATGRGIAVVTDSALSDAGSSIKGSTIVVQGFGNVGQNVAATAADMGARIIAVSDVFGALYNPAGLDVPALVQHVSNGRPVTEYAGGEIITNSELLLLPCDVLIPAAMENQITRANAAHIQAKLIVEGANGPITSEADVVLHQRGITVVPDILANAGGVLVSYFEWVQDISQLFWTLDQVNDALDAKMRHSYKQMFDTSRSLNVDLRTAALALGVGRAADALRVRGIYP; encoded by the coding sequence ATGATTGCCACAGCCCCACCCACTACACAACAGAAGGATGACCGCGTGATGTTCGATGATGCCCAGGCGCGCCTGGCCAAGGCCGCGGAAGTCATTCACCTCGAACCATGGCTCCGCCGCGTGCTCGGCGCGATGCAGATGGAGTTCATCACCGAGTTCCCCGTGCGGATGGACGACAACGACATCCGGATTTTCCGCGGATATCGGGTCCATCACAACGGAGGCCGCGGGCCGTTCAAGGGAGGCATCCGGTACCACCCATCGGTGTCTCTGTACGAGGTGCGCGCATTGGCGATGCTGATGACGTGGAAATGTGCGATCATCGACGTTCCGTTTGGCGGCGGCAAGGGTGGCGTAGAGTGCGATCCGCATATACTCAGCGTCCGCGAACTCGAAGGCGTCACACGCCGATTTACCAGTGAACTCACACCGGTGTTCGGCCCCAACACGGACATCCTCGCGCCCGACATGGGCACCGGCCCGCGCGAGATGGCGTGGATTGCGGATACCTACAGCATGAACAAGGGCGTTACAACCCTGTCGTGCGTCACCGGCAAGTACCCGGACCTGGGCGGTTCCCTGGGACGCCGTGAGGCGACCGGCCGCGGGATAGCGGTCGTCACGGACTCGGCTCTCTCGGACGCCGGTTCATCCATCAAGGGAAGCACCATCGTCGTACAGGGGTTCGGAAACGTGGGGCAGAACGTTGCGGCAACGGCGGCGGACATGGGCGCCAGGATTATCGCGGTGTCGGACGTCTTCGGAGCGCTTTACAACCCCGCGGGGCTGGATGTGCCGGCGCTGGTTCAGCACGTCTCGAACGGCAGGCCGGTGACGGAGTATGCCGGCGGCGAGATCATCACCAACTCTGAATTGCTGTTGCTGCCCTGCGACGTGCTCATCCCGGCCGCGATGGAGAACCAGATCACGAGGGCCAATGCCGCGCACATACAAGCGAAGCTCATCGTGGAAGGCGCAAATGGCCCCATTACCAGCGAGGCCGATGTGGTGCTCCACCAGCGCGGGATCACGGTTGTGCCGGACATCCTGGCGAACGCCGGTGGCGTGCTGGTCAGTTATTTCGAGTGGGTTCAGGACATCAGCCAGTTGTTCTGGACGCTGGACCAGGTGAACGACGCATTGGACGCCAAAATGCGGCATTCGTACAAGCAGATGTTCGACACGTCACGCAGCCTGAACGTCGATCTGCGAACCGCCGCGCTGGCCCTGGGTGTCGGCCGCGCCGCGGACGCCCTGCGCGTCAGAGGCATCTATCCGTAG
- a CDS encoding thioredoxin family protein — MKLQILGTGCANCKRLTENTKAAVELLGVDAEIEKVEDIREIVKFRVLSTPALVVDGKVVLAGRIPSAQEIAPLLKA; from the coding sequence ATGAAACTACAGATTCTTGGAACCGGCTGCGCCAACTGCAAGCGCCTGACGGAGAACACGAAGGCCGCGGTCGAGTTGTTGGGCGTCGATGCCGAAATAGAAAAGGTGGAGGATATCCGCGAGATCGTGAAGTTTCGCGTGTTGAGCACTCCGGCCCTGGTGGTAGACGGGAAGGTCGTGCTGGCGGGGAGGATTCCCTCGGCGCAGGAGATCGCGCCCCTGCTGAAGGCGTAA
- a CDS encoding DinB family protein, protein MIEELKPVWKQFVETYDALNAVLEEIPDARLHWNPTPANPSAAAVAFHIARGNIAYANRMETGDSGERPTFYQDISRAALKAVIDESLDRVRTVFRDLPPKRLHAVCATDWEPLGPVVKGHQDALWFAMQIVRHTAYHVGQLNYISLMI, encoded by the coding sequence ATGATCGAAGAACTGAAACCCGTGTGGAAGCAGTTCGTGGAGACCTATGACGCGTTGAACGCCGTTCTGGAGGAAATCCCGGACGCGCGTTTGCACTGGAACCCGACGCCCGCGAACCCGTCCGCAGCGGCGGTTGCATTTCACATCGCGCGGGGCAACATCGCGTATGCAAACAGAATGGAAACCGGGGACTCCGGAGAGCGGCCGACGTTCTACCAGGATATTTCCCGCGCCGCCCTCAAGGCGGTCATCGACGAATCGCTGGACCGGGTGCGCACCGTGTTTCGTGACCTCCCGCCCAAGCGCCTGCACGCCGTTTGCGCGACGGACTGGGAACCGCTTGGCCCTGTGGTCAAGGGCCACCAGGATGCGTTGTGGTTCGCGATGCAGATCGTCCGCCACACCGCCTACCACGTGGGCCAGTTGAACTACATATCGTTGATGATTTAA
- a CDS encoding PIN domain-containing protein, with protein MRYVPRVYADTSVFGGVFDEEFEDASQRFVSLVEHGRFALVTSALVEDEIRFAPLRVQDLFERLRLTAEIIDITADTLDLRSRYVEAGVVAARSWTDALHVAAATTSRCDFIVSWNFKHIVHFDKVPRYNAVNVLCGYHEIGIHSPLEMVSDEEEDF; from the coding sequence ATGCGATATGTTCCACGCGTGTATGCAGACACGTCGGTGTTCGGAGGTGTTTTCGACGAGGAGTTCGAAGATGCCTCTCAGCGGTTCGTGTCCCTTGTCGAGCACGGTCGTTTCGCGTTGGTCACATCAGCTCTGGTGGAAGACGAGATCCGGTTTGCGCCGCTCCGCGTGCAAGATCTTTTCGAACGGCTTCGACTAACTGCTGAAATCATAGATATCACCGCGGATACCCTCGACCTCCGATCCCGGTACGTTGAAGCGGGCGTGGTTGCAGCACGATCGTGGACAGATGCTTTGCACGTTGCCGCGGCAACAACGTCACGATGCGATTTCATCGTGAGCTGGAACTTCAAGCACATCGTGCATTTCGACAAAGTGCCCCGATACAACGCTGTCAACGTACTGTGCGGGTATCATGAGATAGGCATTCACTCGCCCTTGGAGATGGTATCGGATGAAGAAGAAGACTTTTGA
- a CDS encoding KpsF/GutQ family sugar-phosphate isomerase — protein sequence MADQPQWANRARHFLSMEADAITAMAGRLNGEFDRAVALLLDTSGKAVVTGMGKGGHVGNKIAATLSSTGTPSLFLHPAEAVHGDLGVVSGSDVVIAISNSGETEEVLRILPAVKRVGAPLIAIVGNTTSTLAQKADVVLDASVAVEACPHNLAPTSTTTCALALGDALALCTMEARGFTTEQYAMLHPAGALGRRLLLRVRDVMRTGDDLAIVHGETSLLDTMFAITNANAGAACVVDADRRLTGLVTDGDVRRQLLKDASALSKPVSEAVTKMPLTVRPDDLAAEGLHTFESRTTAIEGKTRRVGDMPVVDAEGRPVGMLMLKDLLQAGLV from the coding sequence GTGGCTGACCAACCGCAGTGGGCGAATCGTGCCCGCCATTTCCTGAGCATGGAAGCGGACGCCATCACTGCCATGGCCGGACGCTTGAACGGTGAGTTCGATCGCGCGGTGGCACTCCTTCTCGATACGTCAGGTAAGGCGGTTGTCACCGGGATGGGCAAGGGAGGTCACGTCGGCAACAAGATCGCCGCCACGCTCTCCTCAACGGGCACGCCGAGCCTGTTCCTTCACCCCGCGGAAGCCGTTCACGGTGACCTGGGCGTGGTCTCGGGCTCCGACGTGGTCATTGCCATCTCGAACAGCGGCGAAACCGAAGAGGTCCTGCGGATCCTTCCCGCCGTGAAGCGCGTGGGGGCGCCGCTGATCGCGATCGTGGGCAACACAACATCCACCCTGGCGCAAAAGGCGGACGTGGTGCTCGACGCTTCCGTGGCGGTAGAAGCCTGCCCGCACAATCTCGCGCCGACCAGTACCACCACTTGCGCCCTGGCGCTGGGTGATGCTCTCGCCCTCTGCACGATGGAGGCGCGCGGCTTCACGACGGAGCAGTATGCGATGCTTCACCCCGCCGGCGCGCTGGGCCGGCGCCTGCTGCTGCGCGTTCGCGATGTCATGCGGACCGGTGACGATCTGGCAATCGTGCACGGCGAAACGTCGTTATTGGACACCATGTTCGCCATCACCAACGCAAACGCGGGCGCCGCGTGCGTAGTAGATGCTGATCGCCGCTTGACCGGCCTCGTGACGGACGGCGACGTCCGCCGCCAGCTCCTCAAGGATGCCTCGGCGCTCAGCAAGCCGGTCTCGGAAGCGGTCACCAAAATGCCGCTCACCGTCCGGCCGGACGACCTCGCGGCGGAAGGCCTGCATACCTTCGAAAGCCGGACAACGGCCATCGAAGGCAAGACCCGGCGCGTCGGCGACATGCCCGTCGTTGACGCCGAAGGCCGCCCCGTCGGAATGCTGATGCTCAAAGACCTGCTGCAAGCCGGACTTGTCTGA
- a CDS encoding metalloregulator ArsR/SmtB family transcription factor yields the protein MMNKADYEKRSRIIKALGHPSRLMMVDALAKGEICVCDLQAIVGSDMSTISKHLSVLKAAGLVIDRKQGLQVFYRLRVPCITQFFGCVEAVLDADRAEMACAA from the coding sequence ATGATGAACAAGGCGGATTATGAGAAGCGGTCGCGGATTATTAAGGCGCTGGGGCATCCCAGCCGCCTGATGATGGTGGATGCCCTGGCGAAAGGCGAGATTTGCGTCTGCGACTTGCAGGCCATCGTCGGTTCCGATATGTCCACGATTTCAAAACACTTGTCGGTGCTGAAGGCGGCCGGGCTCGTCATCGACCGAAAGCAGGGCCTCCAGGTCTTCTACCGCCTGCGCGTCCCGTGCATCACCCAGTTCTTCGGCTGTGTGGAAGCCGTCCTCGACGCCGACCGCGCCGAAATGGCCTGCGCCGCCTGA
- a CDS encoding nitrophenyl compound nitroreductase subunit ArsF family protein, with translation MIIKSIGKAIAFAIAGALAYNALTPKPRGAACYGGPLISVANARLSSTAKSEPRLQRKLIAYYFHGNYRCASCRTIEAWTNKAIRDNFPAELKAGRLEWRVVNVETAGNEHYMKDYKLFTKSVVLSDVRNGKEAKWKNLDKVWTLLRDEAAFKSYVRDEVKASLKAK, from the coding sequence ATGATTATCAAGTCGATCGGTAAGGCTATCGCATTCGCCATCGCGGGCGCTCTCGCGTACAACGCGCTCACGCCTAAGCCCAGGGGTGCGGCCTGTTATGGCGGCCCCCTGATTTCCGTTGCGAACGCCAGGCTTTCATCTACCGCAAAATCTGAGCCCAGGCTGCAGCGGAAGCTGATCGCGTACTACTTTCACGGCAACTACCGTTGCGCATCCTGCCGCACCATCGAGGCGTGGACGAACAAGGCCATCCGGGATAACTTCCCCGCCGAACTGAAGGCCGGCCGGCTGGAATGGCGCGTGGTGAACGTGGAGACGGCGGGCAACGAGCACTATATGAAGGACTACAAACTCTTCACCAAGTCCGTGGTGCTTTCGGATGTCCGCAACGGTAAGGAAGCCAAGTGGAAAAACCTGGACAAGGTCTGGACCCTGCTGCGTGATGAAGCGGCCTTCAAGAGTTACGTTCGCGACGAGGTAAAGGCCAGCCTCAAGGCGAAGTGA
- a CDS encoding nucleotidyltransferase domain-containing protein: MFTNEQIQQAVDILVREANPLKVILFGSYARGDAREDSDVDFLVIERELSNKNAEMVRLQRSLSPTGINSDVFVASEEYTLSSWASFPGTYLYDALREGKVMYALDGTGALAAAKGA; the protein is encoded by the coding sequence GTGTTTACCAACGAGCAGATACAGCAGGCTGTGGACATACTGGTGCGCGAAGCGAATCCGTTGAAGGTCATCCTTTTCGGTTCGTACGCCCGCGGCGACGCCCGCGAAGACAGTGACGTGGATTTCCTGGTTATCGAGCGTGAATTGTCGAACAAGAACGCAGAGATGGTGCGGTTGCAGAGGTCCCTGAGCCCGACGGGAATCAATTCCGATGTGTTCGTAGCAAGCGAGGAGTACACGCTATCGTCTTGGGCGAGTTTTCCGGGGACCTACCTGTACGACGCCCTCAGGGAAGGCAAGGTGATGTATGCCTTGGATGGAACAGGCGCTCTTGCTGCTGCGAAAGGCGCATGA
- a CDS encoding heparinase II/III family protein, whose product MLSTLRPGHPRLIGLDSDLQRCKDMIARYPQAREWRDKLRATAEQYLTEPPVEHVLIGPRLLTQSRRAMNRIYALALMYRLDGDKRFADRARTEMLTACAFKDWNPSHFLDVAEMTHAMAIGYDWLYDTLNRDDRKTIRTAIVNLGLREGEKVYRAKGWWTTSAFNWNQVCNGGMTIGALAVADEEPDLAAYIVSQAVKNVPMAMASYAPDGGWAEGPGYWTYATDYNVYMLAALESALGTDFGLSKAAGFKESGLFRLHFAGPTGRTFNFADAGDKAGGTPILMWMARRYHQPLDAWIERHSANGSNALDVLWYAPEGKGPVDDKEPLDAYYKGIQAAFFLTAWDDPNATFVGFKGGDNAANHSHLDLGTFVVDADGVRWAVELGSDDYNLPGYFGKQRFTYYRLKTEGQNTILLDGANQAEKAKAPIIAFSSTPQRAFAVADLSAGYAKQATTVKRGIALLRRRDVLIQDELTAPRPLEYVWMMHTEAEVSVSGATATLKRSGKTLTARILSPANARFEVGVTTQGSKENPNKGITKLLVRLPDKTSSARVVVLLSPGAGEPGSPDVKPLAEWK is encoded by the coding sequence ATGCTCAGCACACTCAGACCGGGCCACCCGCGGCTAATCGGCCTCGATTCGGACTTGCAGCGCTGCAAGGATATGATCGCCCGATACCCGCAGGCCCGTGAGTGGCGGGACAAGCTGCGGGCGACGGCCGAGCAGTATCTCACAGAGCCACCCGTGGAGCACGTCCTCATCGGGCCGCGCCTCCTCACGCAGAGCCGCCGCGCCATGAACCGCATCTACGCGCTCGCCCTGATGTACCGCCTCGATGGCGATAAGCGCTTCGCCGATCGTGCGCGCACCGAGATGCTTACCGCCTGTGCCTTCAAAGACTGGAACCCCAGCCATTTCCTGGACGTCGCGGAGATGACCCACGCGATGGCGATCGGGTACGATTGGCTGTACGACACGCTTAACCGCGACGATAGGAAGACCATCCGGACAGCCATCGTCAATCTTGGGTTGAGAGAGGGCGAGAAGGTCTATCGAGCGAAGGGTTGGTGGACGACCTCCGCCTTCAATTGGAACCAGGTCTGCAACGGCGGAATGACGATCGGCGCGCTCGCCGTCGCGGACGAAGAGCCGGATCTCGCGGCCTACATTGTGTCGCAGGCCGTGAAGAACGTTCCGATGGCGATGGCCAGTTATGCGCCGGATGGTGGTTGGGCGGAGGGCCCCGGCTACTGGACCTACGCCACCGACTACAACGTCTACATGCTTGCAGCATTGGAATCGGCTTTGGGGACCGACTTCGGACTGAGCAAAGCCGCCGGGTTCAAGGAATCGGGCCTATTTCGGCTGCATTTCGCCGGTCCTACCGGGCGGACGTTCAACTTTGCGGACGCGGGCGACAAGGCAGGGGGCACACCGATCCTGATGTGGATGGCGCGCCGGTATCATCAGCCCTTGGACGCCTGGATCGAGCGCCATTCGGCCAACGGGTCGAACGCCCTCGACGTGCTGTGGTACGCTCCGGAGGGCAAAGGGCCGGTCGACGATAAGGAACCGCTGGACGCGTACTACAAGGGCATTCAGGCTGCTTTCTTCCTAACCGCGTGGGACGACCCCAACGCCACGTTCGTTGGCTTCAAGGGAGGTGACAACGCGGCTAACCATAGCCACCTCGACCTCGGGACTTTCGTGGTGGACGCCGATGGCGTGCGCTGGGCGGTGGAACTCGGAAGCGACGACTACAATCTGCCCGGCTACTTCGGTAAGCAGCGCTTCACGTACTACCGGCTGAAAACCGAAGGCCAGAATACCATCTTGCTGGACGGCGCGAACCAGGCGGAGAAGGCGAAAGCGCCGATTATCGCGTTTTCCTCAACACCGCAACGCGCCTTCGCCGTTGCCGACCTCTCCGCCGGCTATGCGAAGCAGGCGACGACAGTGAAGCGCGGAATCGCCCTCCTCCGAAGGCGGGACGTGCTGATCCAGGACGAGTTGACGGCGCCTAGGCCACTCGAGTACGTCTGGATGATGCACACGGAGGCCGAGGTCTCGGTCTCGGGCGCCACCGCCACGCTTAAGCGTTCCGGAAAGACCCTCACGGCCCGCATACTGTCCCCTGCGAATGCTCGCTTCGAAGTGGGCGTGACCACACAGGGCTCAAAGGAGAACCCCAACAAGGGCATCACCAAACTGCTCGTTCGCCTGCCGGACAAGACGTCGAGCGCCCGCGTGGTGGTGCTCCTCTCCCCCGGCGCGGGCGAACCGGGTTCGCCCGACGTCAAGCCGTTGGCGGAGTGGAAGTGA
- a CDS encoding permease, which yields MSTVQTSVGKRAAAAKRVPLRAICLALGLGVLWYVLYNQLAPFSKWFTYDVLGLAAGRLALAVEFFVFEAPKVLMLLVLVVFFVGIIRTFFTPERTRAILAGKRESVGNVMAAALGIVTPFCSCSAIPLFLGFVESGVPLGVTFSFLIAAPMINEVAVVLLFGLFGFKVAATYVTTGLAIAIVSGWVIGRLHMEKHVEPWVYELQASGAAYEGETLSWPDRVRGGVTAVRDIVGKVWIYVLAGIAVGAGIHGYVPTDAMAHLMGKSAWWSVPAAVLLGVPMYSNAAGVVPIVQALLEKGASLGTVLAFMMAVIGLSLPETIILRRVLRPRLIATFVGVVAAGIILVGYLFNALF from the coding sequence ATGTCGACAGTTCAAACATCCGTCGGGAAACGGGCGGCGGCCGCGAAACGCGTGCCTCTACGCGCCATCTGCCTGGCGCTGGGGCTGGGTGTTCTCTGGTACGTTCTCTACAACCAGCTGGCCCCGTTCTCGAAATGGTTCACGTACGACGTTCTCGGCCTGGCCGCCGGGCGCCTGGCGCTCGCGGTGGAGTTCTTCGTCTTCGAGGCGCCGAAGGTCCTGATGCTGCTGGTGCTGGTCGTCTTCTTTGTGGGCATCATCCGGACCTTCTTCACTCCGGAGCGGACACGCGCCATCCTCGCCGGCAAACGTGAAAGCGTTGGCAACGTTATGGCGGCGGCGCTCGGCATCGTGACCCCGTTCTGCTCCTGCTCGGCGATCCCTCTGTTCCTCGGCTTCGTTGAAAGCGGTGTTCCGCTGGGGGTCACGTTTTCGTTTCTCATCGCCGCGCCGATGATCAACGAAGTTGCCGTGGTGCTGTTGTTCGGCCTCTTCGGGTTCAAGGTCGCCGCAACGTACGTTACCACGGGCCTCGCCATCGCCATCGTGTCGGGCTGGGTCATCGGCCGTCTCCATATGGAGAAGCACGTGGAGCCGTGGGTCTACGAACTCCAGGCGTCCGGCGCCGCGTACGAGGGCGAAACCCTCTCGTGGCCCGATCGTGTCCGCGGCGGCGTCACCGCCGTGCGGGACATCGTCGGCAAGGTGTGGATATACGTGCTCGCCGGCATCGCGGTGGGGGCCGGCATCCACGGTTACGTCCCCACGGACGCCATGGCCCACCTGATGGGAAAATCGGCATGGTGGTCCGTGCCGGCGGCCGTGCTGTTGGGCGTGCCGATGTACTCCAACGCGGCGGGCGTCGTGCCCATCGTGCAGGCGCTGCTGGAGAAGGGCGCATCCCTGGGCACGGTCCTGGCCTTCATGATGGCCGTCATCGGACTGTCGCTCCCCGAGACCATCATCCTACGCCGGGTGCTGCGCCCGAGACTCATAGCGACGTTTGTCGGCGTGGTAGCCGCCGGCATCATCCTGGTCGGCTACCTCTTCAACGCATTGTTCTAA
- a CDS encoding DoxX family protein, with the protein MMNRAKAISAAYLLLRVITGLLFAESGSLKLFGWFGGMLPHVGAAQFGTQPWIGGVLEVFGGVLIALGLFTRPVAFVLAGEMAVAYWQFHAPKAFFPVLNHGEPAILFCFIYLFMAAYGGGDWSLDALIRRKRCGAANGG; encoded by the coding sequence ATGATGAACAGGGCTAAGGCAATTTCCGCGGCGTATCTCCTTCTGAGGGTGATCACTGGTCTGCTCTTCGCCGAGTCCGGAAGTCTGAAGCTGTTCGGCTGGTTCGGTGGTATGCTGCCACACGTTGGGGCAGCGCAGTTTGGCACGCAGCCATGGATTGGCGGCGTGCTGGAGGTCTTCGGTGGTGTTCTGATCGCGCTTGGGCTTTTCACCCGTCCGGTGGCCTTCGTGCTGGCTGGCGAGATGGCCGTCGCCTACTGGCAGTTCCACGCCCCGAAAGCCTTCTTTCCGGTCCTGAATCACGGTGAACCGGCGATTCTCTTCTGCTTCATATACCTGTTTATGGCGGCCTACGGTGGCGGCGACTGGAGCCTGGATGCGCTGATCCGGCGGAAGAGGTGTGGCGCAGCAAACGGGGGGTGA
- a CDS encoding aromatic aminobenezylarsenical efflux permease ArsG family transporter, with amino-acid sequence MEATLPAFLAALWLGVLTSISPCPLATNIVAISFVGNRMGNPGQVLLSGLLYTGGRMLAYSALGILLVASMLSVPDLAQFLQKPLNRLLGPLLIVVGILLLEIVRFRLPGVALSGRFQGRAERSGVWGAGLLGVVFALSFCPMSAALFFGSLVPLALQHGSRIVLPSLYGIGTAVPVLVFAILVAMGTRSLHTVFERLAAIEVWARRATALIFLAVGVCYTLIYDFGVAV; translated from the coding sequence ATGGAGGCAACCCTTCCGGCATTCCTTGCGGCCCTCTGGCTGGGTGTTCTGACCTCGATCAGTCCTTGCCCGCTGGCCACGAACATCGTCGCCATCTCGTTTGTGGGCAACCGCATGGGGAACCCGGGCCAGGTGCTCCTCTCGGGACTGCTGTACACGGGGGGCCGGATGCTGGCCTACTCAGCACTGGGTATACTGTTGGTTGCCAGCATGTTGTCCGTCCCGGATCTGGCGCAATTTCTCCAGAAGCCCTTGAACCGTCTGCTGGGTCCGCTGCTCATCGTAGTGGGTATCCTGCTCCTCGAAATTGTGCGGTTCCGATTGCCGGGTGTGGCCCTGAGCGGGCGATTTCAGGGTCGCGCGGAGCGAAGTGGCGTCTGGGGCGCCGGGCTCTTGGGGGTGGTCTTCGCGCTGTCGTTTTGTCCAATGTCGGCCGCGTTGTTCTTTGGCAGTCTGGTCCCGCTCGCGCTTCAGCACGGGTCACGGATCGTTCTGCCCTCGCTGTATGGTATAGGCACGGCGGTACCCGTGCTGGTATTCGCGATTCTCGTGGCGATGGGTACGCGCTCACTTCATACGGTGTTCGAGCGGCTGGCGGCCATCGAGGTTTGGGCCCGGCGCGCCACAGCTCTTATCTTTCTGGCGGTGGGAGTCTGTTACACGCTCATTTACGATTTTGGCGTTGCGGTGTAG